CCTCTTCTAATGTAGTGGCTGTACCGATAACAAATACCTTATTATCCTTTAAGCGTTGAATAACATCTGCAGAAGGTATGCCAAATGTAAAGGAACAAACAGCGACATTTTCATCAAGAACGGCTTGTACTTGTCCTTCAAATACTTCCTTGGACATAACACTCTGTACAGGTGAAAGGCCTAATTCATCATAAAATGGTTGTAATGCCATCCGAGCTTTTTGAAGGACTTCGATATCAATACGTGGATCTTCCTGCACAAATAAATTGACAGCAAAGGGTTTCTTTGTAAGCTTTTTTACTTCCTGGATAAAGTTTTTTGTTTGCTCTCCATCTAAATAACCCGCTCCTATTGAGCCTAAAATACCTTCCTCCGCACAGGCAGCAACAAATTTGGGTGATGTTACACCTGCCATCGGTGCTTGAATTATTGGATAAGGTATCCCTAATGTTGTTTGTAGCATAGCACTCACTCCTTACGTTTATTGTAACATTTCTTCCATGTATAACCATCAATCGGATGATAGAAACAATTGCTAGGCTAGTAAAAAAACATACAATGCCTCTATCGAATGGCACAAAAAGCAGTTTTTTTTGCTTTATATGTATAAAAAACAAATAAAAACCTACTCTGACGTTTAGAAAAGAGTAGGTTTTTTAAAGGCATTACGCACGAGAAACGTATGAGCCCTCTTCTGTATTGATAATTAACTTATCACCTTGGTTAACAAAGAATGGCACTTGTACAATAAGCCCTGTTTCAAGTGTAGCAGGTTTTGTACCACCTGAAGCTGTATCACCTTTGATACCAGGCTCTGTTTCTGTTACTTCTAGCTCTACTGTGTTTGGTAACTCAACACCTAGCATTTCACCTTGGTATGATTGGATATAAACTTCCATATTTTCTCTAAGGAATTTTAATTCATATTCAATAGCAGCTGAAGCTAGTTCAGTTTGCTCGTATGATTCTAAGTCCATAAACACATGCTCGTCACCTTGTGCATAAAGATATTGCATTTTACGGTTGTCAATTTGTGCCTTTTCAACTTTCTCACCAGCACGGAATGTTTTTTCATTCACTGAACCG
This genomic stretch from Lysinibacillus pakistanensis harbors:
- the efp gene encoding elongation factor P codes for the protein MISVNDFRTGLTIIVDGQLYRVLDFQHVKPGKGAAFVRSKLRNLRNGSVNEKTFRAGEKVEKAQIDNRKMQYLYAQGDEHVFMDLESYEQTELASAAIEYELKFLRENMEVYIQSYQGEMLGVELPNTVELEVTETEPGIKGDTASGGTKPATLETGLIVQVPFFVNQGDKLIINTEEGSYVSRA